One part of the Sphingobacterium sp. LZ7M1 genome encodes these proteins:
- a CDS encoding NADH-quinone oxidoreductase subunit D — protein MNERYLQANKNYQDKINSVSSQEMVINLGPQHPSTHGVLRLELITDGEIVKEIIPHMGYLHRCFDKHAESMNYGKTIPFTDRLDYLASMNNAHAFVMGVERMLGIQDKIPKRIEYIRVLVTELNRIASHLIAIGTYGIDIGAFTPFMWCFRDREHIMNMLEWASGSRMLYNYIWVGGLFYDIPVNFEERCLEFINYFKPKLVELDDLLSNNQIFIQRTANIGVLPADVAINYGCSGPMLRGSGIKWDLRRVDGYSVYPELDFEIPVGKGEMGAVGDCWDRYKVRVDEVKESVKIIEQCLPRLMSDFKRTPDFDPRGMVPKKVNLKAQEYYVRAENPKGELGFYFVTQEKTDIPKRVKARGPSFNNLSVLPELGKGVLIADLIAILGSIDIVLGEVDR, from the coding sequence ATGAACGAAAGATACCTACAAGCTAATAAAAACTATCAGGATAAAATTAATTCGGTTTCATCTCAGGAGATGGTAATCAACTTGGGCCCTCAACATCCATCTACCCATGGTGTTTTGAGGTTGGAGTTGATCACTGACGGTGAAATCGTTAAGGAAATCATTCCACATATGGGCTACCTGCACCGTTGCTTTGATAAACATGCAGAGTCCATGAATTACGGAAAGACTATTCCCTTCACCGATCGTTTGGACTACTTAGCTTCCATGAACAATGCACATGCCTTTGTGATGGGGGTTGAGCGTATGCTTGGAATTCAAGATAAAATTCCCAAAAGAATTGAATATATCCGTGTCTTGGTCACCGAACTGAACCGTATTGCATCCCATTTGATTGCCATAGGGACCTATGGGATCGATATTGGAGCTTTTACACCTTTTATGTGGTGTTTCCGCGATCGGGAACATATCATGAATATGTTAGAATGGGCTTCCGGTTCCAGGATGCTCTATAATTATATCTGGGTTGGAGGTTTGTTCTATGATATCCCGGTCAACTTTGAAGAACGTTGCCTGGAATTTATCAATTACTTTAAACCGAAATTGGTCGAATTGGACGACCTATTGTCCAATAACCAGATTTTTATACAGCGGACGGCCAATATTGGCGTTCTGCCAGCTGATGTAGCCATCAATTATGGCTGTTCAGGACCTATGTTGCGCGGCTCAGGTATCAAATGGGACCTGAGAAGGGTGGATGGGTATTCCGTTTATCCGGAGTTGGATTTTGAGATCCCTGTAGGTAAAGGCGAAATGGGTGCAGTCGGAGATTGTTGGGATCGCTATAAGGTCAGGGTAGATGAGGTCAAAGAGTCTGTCAAGATTATTGAACAATGTTTGCCAAGATTGATGAGTGATTTCAAGAGAACACCTGACTTTGACCCTCGTGGCATGGTACCAAAGAAAGTAAACCTGAAAGCGCAGGAATATTATGTCCGTGCCGAAAACCCTAAGGGGGAACTAGGCTTCTATTTTGTCACGCAAGAGAAAACCGACATCCCTAAGCGGGTGAAGGCTAGAGGACCCAGCTTCAATAACCTTTCGGTGTTGCCAGAGCTTGGTAAGGGAGTGCTCATCGCTGATCTGATAGCCATTTTAGGTTCCATCGATATTGTGCTTGGTGAAGTCGACCGCTAA
- the pdxH gene encoding pyridoxamine 5'-phosphate oxidase, with product MSIEHKEIAAIREDYVKSSLSESDVQKNPIEQFQKWFDEAMSSQVTEPTAMVVSTVSENGYPSSRVVLLKDIKTEGLSFFTNYNSRKGQEIIQNPHVSALFFWPELQRQVRFEAEVEKLPKADSDEYFSIRPRGSQIGAIASPQSAIIPDRETLEKRVAEVEKEMENIKEVPRPEFWGGFLLKPVRVEFWQGRGSRLHDRIVYIKDDGNWTINRLAP from the coding sequence ATGTCCATTGAACATAAAGAAATTGCCGCCATTCGGGAAGACTATGTGAAAAGCAGTTTGAGCGAATCGGACGTACAGAAAAACCCTATCGAACAATTCCAAAAATGGTTTGATGAAGCCATGTCCTCGCAGGTCACTGAACCGACTGCCATGGTCGTTTCTACGGTCTCCGAAAATGGCTATCCCTCTTCCAGAGTTGTACTGTTAAAGGACATTAAAACGGAAGGTCTGAGTTTTTTTACCAACTACAACAGTAGGAAAGGACAAGAGATCATCCAGAACCCACATGTTTCGGCCTTGTTTTTCTGGCCTGAATTGCAAAGACAGGTACGCTTTGAAGCAGAGGTCGAAAAATTACCTAAAGCAGATTCTGACGAATACTTCTCCATTAGACCTAGAGGTAGCCAAATCGGTGCCATTGCTTCTCCTCAGAGTGCCATTATCCCTGATCGGGAAACTTTGGAAAAAAGAGTAGCAGAAGTGGAAAAGGAAATGGAAAATATTAAAGAAGTCCCAAGACCGGAATTTTGGGGTGGTTTCCTGTTAAAACCTGTTCGGGTTGAGTTCTGGCAGGGAAGGGGAAGCAGACTCCATGACCGCATTGTCTATATAAAGGATGATGGCAATTGGACGATCAACCGTTTAGCGCCTTGA
- a CDS encoding bifunctional UDP-sugar hydrolase/5'-nucleotidase has translation MEELRSLNRRSFLKSVMALGATASLSSIPFVGYSKSKEVKITFLHTNDVHSRIEPYPMDGSRLQGLGGVARRSTLIQKIRSEEKNVLLFDAGDMFQGTPYFNVFDGKVELELMSKLGYDAGTFGNHEFDNGLPGLLKHFDKANFPFVTSNYDFTGTIMEGKTKDYLVFERDSVKIGVFGVGVDLKGMVDPRSYAGVKISDPIEVAAKYTQKLKNELKCDLIICLSHIGYNYDTEKVSDLMLAKNSRHIDLIIGGHTHTFLDKPTEVKNLDNQITLVNQTGFSGVNLGRIDFILDKKKGTKRSIATTYSIDKRLDNLASRIA, from the coding sequence ATGGAAGAGTTAAGATCATTGAATAGAAGGAGCTTTTTAAAAAGCGTAATGGCTTTGGGAGCAACCGCATCCTTGAGTTCCATTCCATTTGTAGGCTATAGTAAATCTAAAGAAGTAAAGATTACCTTTCTACATACGAACGATGTACATAGCCGTATTGAACCTTATCCCATGGATGGGTCAAGGTTACAAGGTTTAGGCGGAGTGGCCCGAAGAAGCACCCTCATCCAGAAGATCCGTTCGGAAGAAAAGAACGTGCTGTTATTTGATGCAGGAGATATGTTTCAGGGCACGCCCTATTTCAATGTTTTTGATGGCAAGGTAGAACTTGAACTCATGTCGAAATTAGGATATGATGCAGGAACATTCGGTAACCATGAGTTTGACAATGGATTACCGGGATTACTTAAGCATTTTGACAAGGCGAACTTCCCTTTTGTCACTTCCAACTATGATTTTACGGGAACCATTATGGAAGGAAAAACCAAGGACTATCTGGTGTTCGAGCGAGATTCTGTAAAAATCGGTGTTTTTGGAGTCGGTGTAGACTTAAAAGGTATGGTTGATCCGCGAAGCTATGCAGGTGTTAAGATTTCAGATCCGATCGAGGTCGCCGCTAAATATACACAGAAGTTAAAAAACGAGTTGAAGTGTGACCTGATTATCTGCCTTTCGCATATTGGCTACAACTACGATACGGAAAAAGTATCAGATTTGATGCTGGCAAAGAATTCAAGGCATATTGACCTGATCATAGGTGGGCATACCCATACTTTCTTGGACAAACCGACTGAGGTGAAGAATCTGGACAACCAGATAACCTTGGTAAACCAAACGGGCTTTTCTGGGGTTAACTTAGGCAGGATAGATTTTATTCTTGACAAAAAGAAAGGGACGAAGCGAAGTATAGCAACGACCTATAGCATAGACAAAAGATTAGACAACCTAGCAAGCAGGATTGCTTAG
- a CDS encoding PQQ-dependent sugar dehydrogenase — protein sequence MKKHFSNALFLAATTAFVACSGANSNGTEPQDSTAVVQDTTKYPPVETKPGNTDYKPAFEGQTRIAGVKTTSPYEAAVVVEGLKTPWGIAELPDGRLLITEKEGTMRIVDPNAKTIGEAITGIPKVDSQGQGGLLGITLDPDFANNRMVYWTFAEPVSGGNHTAVAKGKLSQDEKSIEGAKVIYQALPTYNGKLHYGGRILFDKEGNLFVSTGERSDLETRPQAQQLNSALGKILRITTDGKPAAGNPFAGKGDAKPEIYSYGHRNVQGLAFNPVTGELWDSEFGPRGGDEINLVKPGNNYGWPTITYGIEYKGDQIGNPPIQQKEGMEQPVYYWDPVLSPSGMTFYTGSNVPEWQNNLFIGGLSSTHIARLVIKDNKVVGEERLLADKGERFRDVIQGKNGALYSVTDGGKLFKIDKK from the coding sequence ATGAAGAAACACTTCTCAAACGCATTGTTTTTGGCAGCAACTACAGCGTTCGTGGCTTGTTCAGGAGCGAATTCCAACGGTACAGAACCGCAGGATTCAACCGCAGTAGTACAGGACACGACGAAATACCCGCCTGTTGAAACAAAACCAGGAAATACAGATTACAAACCGGCATTTGAGGGTCAAACCCGAATTGCAGGCGTAAAGACTACTTCACCTTATGAAGCTGCGGTGGTTGTTGAAGGTCTAAAAACTCCATGGGGAATTGCAGAGCTCCCAGATGGAAGACTATTGATTACTGAGAAAGAAGGTACCATGCGTATCGTCGACCCGAATGCAAAAACCATCGGTGAAGCGATTACAGGTATTCCAAAAGTAGATTCGCAAGGTCAAGGCGGCTTATTGGGCATCACCCTAGATCCTGACTTTGCCAACAACAGAATGGTTTACTGGACTTTTGCAGAACCTGTTTCAGGGGGCAACCATACTGCCGTAGCCAAAGGTAAGTTATCACAGGATGAAAAAAGCATTGAAGGCGCTAAAGTGATCTACCAAGCCTTGCCAACCTACAACGGTAAGCTGCACTATGGTGGCCGTATCTTATTTGATAAAGAAGGTAATCTATTTGTGTCTACAGGAGAGCGTTCAGACCTTGAAACTCGTCCGCAAGCACAGCAATTAAATTCTGCCCTAGGTAAGATCTTAAGAATCACAACCGATGGTAAACCAGCGGCTGGAAACCCTTTTGCCGGCAAAGGTGATGCAAAACCAGAAATCTACAGTTATGGACATAGAAACGTTCAAGGTTTGGCATTCAACCCCGTTACCGGAGAACTTTGGGACTCAGAATTTGGACCTCGAGGAGGTGATGAAATCAACTTGGTCAAACCAGGAAACAACTATGGCTGGCCTACGATTACCTATGGTATCGAATATAAAGGAGATCAAATCGGTAACCCTCCTATCCAACAAAAGGAAGGTATGGAGCAACCAGTTTATTATTGGGACCCCGTATTGTCACCTAGTGGAATGACCTTCTACACAGGTTCGAATGTTCCTGAATGGCAAAACAACCTATTCATCGGAGGCTTGAGCAGTACGCATATCGCTAGATTGGTCATCAAGGACAACAAAGTTGTTGGCGAAGAAAGATTATTAGCGGATAAAGGTGAACGCTTTAGAGATGTAATCCAAGGTAAAAATGGAGCATTGTACAGCGTTACTGATGGCGGTAAATTATTTAAGATCGACAAAAAGTAA
- a CDS encoding Gfo/Idh/MocA family protein, translating into MNRRDFISKTALGAAAVTIIPRHVLGGNGFLAPSDRLNLGFIGVGKQMYGLLNQFMKIPEAMVIAAADVDSSKLNNFIGKANKLNAAKAAHQVQGFGQYRDLLAIKDIDAVIIASPDHWHAMHVVDAAKAGKDIYCEKPLALTIDEGRAMVNAVRKYKRVLQTGSMQRSQYNFRQAADLIRNGYIGDIKEVNVSVGEPVKECDLPSMPTPAHLDWDSWIGPSLYRGYNPILSPALDAPEWSLWRLYHGFGGGYVTDWGAHMFDIVQWALGMDQSGPVSFTPPDIPMAKEGLYFTYKNGIKVHHKSWGSFNAIQFLGTEGKIEVSREFLRSDKADLPKLQIAEKDRKVYYSEDHYQDFVDAIKKRSKPICDVEIGHRTATVCNAVNIAYQIQKPIKWDPNKEVFDSPFANNLKGRAYRGKWDYLDF; encoded by the coding sequence ATGAATAGACGGGACTTTATTAGTAAAACCGCTTTAGGCGCAGCTGCAGTTACCATAATACCTAGACATGTCTTGGGTGGTAATGGCTTCTTGGCACCTAGCGATCGTCTCAACCTAGGATTTATCGGTGTAGGCAAGCAGATGTACGGTCTTTTGAACCAGTTCATGAAAATTCCGGAGGCCATGGTCATTGCGGCTGCTGATGTGGATAGTAGCAAACTGAATAATTTCATTGGCAAGGCTAATAAGCTGAATGCCGCTAAGGCTGCTCATCAGGTCCAAGGTTTTGGACAGTATAGGGATTTGCTGGCCATTAAAGATATAGATGCCGTAATCATTGCTTCTCCTGACCATTGGCATGCCATGCATGTGGTTGATGCCGCAAAAGCAGGGAAGGATATCTATTGCGAAAAACCTCTGGCTTTGACCATCGATGAAGGTCGTGCAATGGTAAATGCAGTACGGAAATATAAAAGGGTTTTGCAGACAGGAAGTATGCAGCGCTCCCAATATAATTTTAGGCAGGCAGCTGACCTGATCCGCAATGGTTATATCGGTGATATCAAAGAGGTCAATGTATCGGTAGGAGAGCCTGTAAAGGAATGTGATCTGCCTTCCATGCCAACCCCTGCACATCTTGATTGGGATTCGTGGATCGGCCCATCGCTTTACCGTGGCTATAATCCAATCTTAAGCCCAGCTTTAGATGCCCCTGAATGGTCCCTATGGCGACTGTATCATGGATTCGGCGGTGGATATGTAACGGATTGGGGAGCCCACATGTTTGATATCGTTCAATGGGCCTTAGGAATGGACCAATCAGGACCTGTTTCTTTTACTCCGCCAGATATACCCATGGCGAAGGAAGGTCTATATTTCACCTATAAAAATGGAATTAAAGTCCATCATAAATCTTGGGGGAGCTTCAATGCTATCCAGTTTTTAGGGACAGAAGGTAAGATTGAAGTATCCAGGGAATTCCTGAGATCTGATAAAGCGGACCTCCCAAAATTACAGATTGCCGAGAAGGATCGGAAGGTGTACTATTCGGAAGACCATTACCAGGATTTCGTTGATGCCATCAAAAAACGTTCTAAACCAATCTGTGATGTTGAAATTGGACATAGAACCGCTACAGTATGTAATGCAGTCAACATCGCCTATCAAATACAGAAACCTATCAAATGGGATCCGAACAAAGAAGTGTTCGACAGCCCATTTGCCAATAATCTAAAGGGTAGGGCATACAGAGGGAAATGGGATTATTTGGATTTTTAA
- a CDS encoding YqgE/AlgH family protein, giving the protein MLDQNFERSVILLCEHDENDGTVGLILNHRSMLMLSDVLEEVDNSEIPLYFGGPVEGNALFFVHKAHEKIEGGTHIVDDLYWGGDFERLKYLINENLISSEEVKIFLGYSGWSPGQLDGEIKQNSWAVHNSFNIDLAFITDGENLWKEALISMGPKYAHVANFPKRPEFN; this is encoded by the coding sequence ATGCTGGATCAGAATTTTGAGCGCTCAGTGATCTTGTTGTGCGAGCATGATGAAAACGATGGAACCGTCGGATTGATCCTCAACCATCGCTCCATGCTTATGCTATCGGATGTCCTTGAAGAGGTTGACAATTCTGAAATACCTTTATACTTCGGTGGTCCAGTGGAAGGAAATGCGCTTTTCTTTGTCCACAAGGCCCACGAGAAAATCGAAGGCGGCACCCATATCGTAGATGACCTCTATTGGGGTGGTGACTTTGAACGTTTAAAATATCTGATCAACGAAAATTTGATCAGCAGTGAAGAAGTCAAGATTTTCCTAGGATATTCAGGATGGAGTCCGGGTCAACTTGATGGAGAGATCAAACAGAACTCTTGGGCAGTACATAATTCATTTAATATAGACCTGGCCTTTATTACCGATGGCGAAAATCTTTGGAAGGAAGCCTTGATCAGTATGGGTCCGAAATATGCACATGTTGCAAATTTCCCGAAAAGACCTGAATTCAATTGA
- a CDS encoding ROK family protein, with protein MKFIEKLLVSPSGLSKKTAKSAKKKLKLLKAVYELDNASVNDLMKSLTLSFPTLNTLMVELVEKKYLNQHERGESLGGRKPNLYQLSDSLFRVLTIEINRRSIRIALVDNNCNILNIPQQFQFEISTDLKELPAFLIIVKKYIKDQKLDMEQVSGISISMPGLIDRYSGENFTYFYEAGFNLENHLEHEFNKRTKVINDAKAATLAEKFYGKLKRKRDALVIRLDWGISLGIVSNGEIYLGKDGFSGEMGHISFVNDGELCYCGKRGCLETLVSGTALVNKATRDIEAGIPTLIVSKYENLQLTPEHIIQAAMDGDQYAIQLISELGSKLGRAISLFMQVFNPETIVLSGSFARTSMLMITPIQQQIQTYSMSKIATGCSLQVSTLGDNGLSFALARHFVNCYFEERIGRN; from the coding sequence ATGAAATTTATTGAAAAGCTATTAGTGAGTCCATCGGGCTTATCTAAAAAAACTGCCAAATCAGCGAAGAAAAAACTTAAATTATTAAAAGCCGTTTATGAACTTGACAATGCTTCGGTAAATGATTTAATGAAGAGTTTGACCTTAAGTTTTCCAACCTTGAACACGTTGATGGTGGAGTTAGTGGAGAAGAAATATCTGAATCAGCACGAACGTGGTGAATCCTTAGGTGGAAGAAAACCTAATTTATACCAATTAAGCGACAGTCTGTTTCGAGTTCTGACCATAGAAATCAACCGCAGGTCTATTCGTATCGCTCTGGTAGACAACAATTGCAACATTCTCAATATTCCGCAGCAATTTCAATTTGAAATCTCTACGGACCTAAAGGAACTGCCTGCCTTTTTGATCATTGTTAAAAAATACATCAAGGATCAAAAACTGGACATGGAGCAAGTATCTGGGATATCTATTTCTATGCCGGGGCTAATTGACCGTTACTCAGGTGAGAACTTCACTTATTTTTACGAAGCAGGATTCAACCTAGAGAACCATCTGGAACATGAGTTCAACAAGAGAACCAAGGTTATCAATGATGCCAAGGCTGCAACCTTGGCAGAGAAATTCTACGGAAAACTGAAGCGGAAAAGGGATGCTTTAGTGATCCGTTTAGATTGGGGAATTTCCTTGGGGATAGTCTCCAATGGGGAAATCTATTTGGGTAAAGATGGATTCTCCGGTGAAATGGGCCATATCAGTTTTGTCAACGATGGCGAGTTATGCTACTGCGGCAAGCGTGGCTGTCTGGAAACCTTGGTTTCCGGTACTGCGCTGGTAAACAAGGCTACCCGGGACATTGAAGCTGGCATCCCTACCCTAATCGTATCAAAATATGAAAATTTGCAGCTGACACCTGAACATATTATCCAGGCTGCCATGGATGGTGATCAATATGCCATTCAGCTGATTTCTGAACTGGGCAGCAAACTAGGCAGGGCAATATCCCTTTTTATGCAAGTTTTCAACCCCGAAACTATTGTGCTTTCTGGAAGCTTTGCCAGAACCTCTATGCTCATGATTACTCCGATCCAACAACAGATCCAGACCTATTCCATGAGCAAGATCGCGACAGGGTGCAGCCTACAGGTTTCTACCTTGGGCGACAATGGGTTATCCTTTGCCTTGGCAAGACATTTTGTGAACTGCTATTTTGAGGAACGCATCGGTAGGAATTAA
- a CDS encoding NADH-quinone oxidoreductase subunit C, translating to MIQEIKKYLEEYVHIDAVQDVQEHGLQPALFIAPEHLKEVCLFLRDNENCYFDFLANITAVDYFPQEYFELVYNLTSIPFQKQLTLKVTLDAGRDLNELPEIPSVSEVWRTADWHEREAYDLMGVFFTGHPDLRRILMPEDWVGYPLRKDYQDPETYHNIPIK from the coding sequence ATGATCCAAGAAATAAAAAAATACCTAGAGGAATACGTACATATCGATGCGGTGCAGGATGTGCAGGAGCATGGGCTACAGCCTGCTCTTTTTATTGCACCTGAACATCTTAAAGAGGTTTGTCTTTTTCTCCGGGATAATGAAAACTGCTATTTTGATTTCCTGGCAAATATCACGGCAGTAGATTATTTTCCGCAAGAATACTTTGAGCTGGTCTATAACCTAACTTCCATTCCCTTTCAAAAACAACTTACGCTTAAAGTAACGCTAGATGCCGGAAGAGACCTGAATGAATTGCCAGAGATTCCTTCTGTGTCTGAAGTTTGGCGAACAGCGGATTGGCATGAACGCGAGGCCTATGACCTGATGGGTGTTTTCTTTACAGGTCATCCTGATTTGAGACGCATCCTCATGCCTGAAGACTGGGTGGGGTATCCACTACGTAAAGATTATCAAGATCCTGAAACTTATCATAATATCCCGATCAAATAG
- a CDS encoding MFS transporter, with amino-acid sequence MRALVRLYINSYKGLSPAAWLLALVMLINRAGSMVIPFLGIYMSSELGFSKTQIGLVLGCFGLGSVCGSWLGGWLTDKFGNFKVQTWSLILVIPLFLLLPNFRTFEGLAIMIFILTLVADVFRPANSVSVARYAKPENITRAYSLNRMAVNLGFSIGPALGGFLAKFSYNWIFYGNAIAAACAAIVFIYFFRNRKARTEIGQTKVQEIEDEKPVRNAYKDGLFIVFNILCCLFSMAFFQLLSTLPLFYKEAHNLHSDEIGLLLGFSGFVIVLFEMVLVHVVEHRFSVRQIMLWGTAISGMSYLMLTADFGIAWLYLAMFFLSTGEMLTLPFTATVAINRASRSNQGAYMGFNSLAFAAANIFSPFLGTYTAEHFGYSTLWTSAGLILIFCGVGFYWIISKMKTEH; translated from the coding sequence TTGAGAGCATTAGTACGACTTTATATCAACTCCTATAAAGGCTTATCGCCTGCTGCATGGCTATTGGCATTGGTTATGCTGATCAACCGTGCGGGATCCATGGTAATTCCATTTTTGGGGATTTACATGTCCTCGGAATTAGGATTCAGCAAAACGCAGATAGGTCTCGTATTGGGCTGTTTTGGTTTAGGTTCAGTCTGCGGATCCTGGCTGGGAGGCTGGTTAACCGATAAATTCGGGAACTTCAAGGTACAGACCTGGAGCTTGATCTTGGTCATTCCGCTGTTCTTATTACTGCCTAACTTCAGGACCTTTGAGGGCTTGGCCATTATGATCTTCATCTTGACCTTGGTTGCGGACGTCTTCCGTCCAGCCAACTCCGTTTCTGTAGCAAGGTATGCCAAGCCTGAAAACATCACCCGTGCCTATTCCCTAAACCGGATGGCAGTGAACCTTGGTTTCTCCATAGGCCCGGCATTAGGAGGTTTTTTAGCTAAGTTTTCCTATAACTGGATATTTTACGGTAATGCCATCGCTGCAGCCTGTGCAGCTATTGTATTTATATATTTCTTTAGAAACAGAAAAGCAAGGACTGAAATAGGTCAGACGAAGGTTCAGGAAATTGAAGATGAAAAACCTGTCAGAAATGCCTATAAGGACGGACTCTTTATTGTATTCAATATTTTATGCTGTTTGTTCTCGATGGCATTCTTTCAATTATTGAGTACACTCCCGCTCTTCTATAAAGAGGCGCACAATCTCCACTCCGATGAAATCGGTTTATTGCTTGGATTTAGTGGTTTTGTGATCGTATTGTTTGAGATGGTACTGGTCCATGTAGTGGAACATCGATTTTCAGTCCGGCAGATTATGCTCTGGGGAACGGCGATTTCTGGAATGTCCTACTTGATGTTGACGGCAGACTTTGGGATTGCCTGGTTGTACCTAGCCATGTTTTTCCTGTCCACTGGAGAGATGTTAACATTACCATTTACAGCCACCGTAGCCATCAACAGAGCCAGTCGGAGCAATCAGGGCGCTTATATGGGCTTTAACTCTTTGGCTTTTGCTGCTGCCAATATATTTTCTCCCTTCTTAGGAACCTATACAGCTGAACACTTTGGCTATTCTACCTTGTGGACATCAGCAGGATTGATATTGATCTTCTGTGGGGTTGGATTTTATTGGATCATCAGCAAGATGAAAACAGAACATTAA
- the recR gene encoding recombination mediator RecR gives MNFSSKLLEQAVEEFGKLPGVGKKTALRLVLHLLKQSDAEVSRFTESLDRLKQDIKYCRTCFNISDSEQCEICASPKRDKALICVVEDTRDVMAIENTNQYSGVYHVLGGLISPMEGIGPADLKIEGLIDRVRSGQVQEVILALSATMEGDTTIFYLYRKLKEFNVQISTIARGIAFGGELEYVDEITLGRSIATRVPYERNVG, from the coding sequence ATGAACTTTTCGTCAAAACTATTGGAACAGGCTGTGGAAGAATTTGGAAAACTTCCCGGCGTCGGTAAAAAAACAGCTTTACGCTTGGTCTTGCATCTCTTGAAACAATCTGATGCCGAGGTGAGCCGTTTTACTGAATCCTTGGACCGATTGAAACAAGACATTAAATATTGCCGTACCTGTTTTAACATCTCTGATTCTGAGCAATGTGAAATCTGTGCTTCCCCGAAGCGTGATAAAGCCTTGATCTGTGTTGTCGAAGATACCCGTGATGTAATGGCTATAGAAAATACCAACCAATATAGTGGAGTTTACCATGTGCTTGGCGGCTTGATATCACCTATGGAAGGAATAGGGCCAGCAGACCTGAAAATCGAGGGTTTGATAGACCGTGTACGTTCCGGTCAAGTCCAAGAAGTAATTCTAGCACTTAGTGCAACCATGGAAGGGGACACCACGATATTTTACCTCTACCGCAAATTGAAAGAGTTCAATGTGCAGATCAGTACCATTGCCAGGGGTATTGCCTTTGGTGGTGAACTGGAATATGTAGATGAAATCACTTTGGGGAGATCTATTGCAACAAGAGTCCCATATGAACGGAATGTCGGTTAA
- a CDS encoding 5'-nucleotidase C-terminal domain-containing protein, with the protein MSTQLSKYSVLFWATVLMVFSSCKTTFYQAAVSNKQMLAINNQIAEDTAITNYILPYKNQLEDKMNEVLGYAPEALIKNRNLPESELSNFFSDALLAIGKKVDPEVVFSMATKDGIRSGIKQGNVTVGSIFEVMPFENYITILELKGTDVQVLADFIAETNGQPLGNVEQVIKDKKIQSFKIGGKDIDPNKTYKLVTYDFIANGGDLVRGLNSPISKNVTAERVREALISYVQELTKEGKKVEAKLDGRVKIIE; encoded by the coding sequence ATGAGTACACAGCTATCCAAGTACAGCGTCCTATTCTGGGCCACTGTGCTTATGGTCTTCAGCTCCTGTAAGACCACATTTTACCAAGCAGCTGTATCAAACAAACAAATGTTGGCAATCAACAATCAGATTGCGGAAGATACAGCGATTACAAATTACATTTTACCCTATAAGAACCAACTTGAGGATAAGATGAACGAGGTATTGGGATATGCACCAGAGGCACTGATAAAAAACCGCAATCTTCCTGAGTCAGAATTGAGCAACTTCTTTTCAGATGCGCTATTGGCCATCGGCAAAAAAGTCGACCCGGAGGTAGTATTTTCCATGGCTACCAAAGACGGTATCCGTTCTGGCATCAAACAGGGCAATGTGACCGTAGGTTCTATTTTTGAGGTCATGCCATTCGAGAATTACATTACCATATTGGAACTTAAGGGAACGGATGTTCAGGTATTGGCAGATTTTATTGCCGAAACCAATGGTCAGCCCTTAGGGAATGTTGAACAGGTCATAAAGGACAAGAAAATCCAAAGTTTCAAGATTGGCGGGAAAGATATCGATCCTAATAAAACCTATAAGTTGGTCACTTACGACTTCATTGCCAACGGAGGTGATCTCGTTAGAGGGCTCAACAGTCCCATCAGTAAGAATGTTACTGCAGAAAGAGTGCGCGAAGCTTTGATCAGCTATGTACAGGAATTAACAAAAGAAGGTAAAAAAGTAGAAGCAAAATTAGATGGAAGAGTTAAGATCATTGAATAG